TGGGGAGCGGGTGAGCTGGCGGGTGGGGTATCCCGAGACGGGGTGGGGTGCGTGGCAAGTGGTTGATGGGGAAGGATTTGCGGCGGATGCGCGGATTGGGGTGGCGGTGTCGTCGAACGCGGAGGCGGGTCGGGCGGCCTTGCGGGCGCGGTTTGGCGATGAGCTGGGGTCGGGGGCGCCGGCTGGGGAACGGGTTGACCTGGGATCGGGTTCGTGGGGGTCTTGGGGTGAGGGTTTTGAGTTTTTAAGTGATTCTGATTCTTTAGTTTACCGTCCTGATGGGGGTGGTGCGGGGATGTTCCGGGATGTGTCGGGTCTGGGTGAGGGTGTGGTGACTTTACGGATGGGGTTGCGAGGGCTGGAGGGTTTGACGGGTGAGGGGACGGTCGAGTTGCGGCTGGAGTCGGTGGGTGAGGAGGGTCGATTGCTGCGGATTTCGAGTCGGAACTACGCGGTTTCGGACCTGAAAGCGGCCGCGGTCGTCAATCAAACGTGGTTAACGGGGCCTCAACGACGCGACACTGTGCGCGCGCTGGTGGTGGTGGACGGCGTGACGGGCGTTGCGGGGGCACCGGGGGCGCGGCTGATTTTTGAGAATCCGGAGCTTGTTTGGTCGCCGGCGCGTGGCTGGTGACTATGGTTCATCCAGGAGGAGAACCCTGTCTTGTTTTAAGGATGCCATTCGGCACGAGTCACTCTTGAAAGGGAGGAACGGATCATGATGAAGACGACAGTTGGAACGGCGATGGTGTTGGGTGCGGCGCTGGCGATGCCGGCGTCGGGCCAGGAGTTGTTGACGAACCCGACGTTTGACGGCCCGCCTGTGGGCGATGGTTGGGGTTCGTTTGGCGCGGCGGGATTTCATAGTTTCTTCGGTCCCAATGGTCACGCGAGTCTGTTTGCGGACAACGCCGGGAACTTTGGTGGCGTGTTCCAGACGGGGATTGCCGGCAGCGAGGGCACGGAGTATCTGTTTGAGTTGCTGGACGTGCGGATCGAGTCGAGCTTTGACGCGAGTCTTCGGTTCGGCCTTGAGTATTACGACGGTGCGGACAGCAGCAAGCTGGGCGAGACGATCGTGTCGATTGACACGTCAACGACGGGTGATGGGCTGAGTTTTTCGATGACGGGTACGGCTGTGCCGGGCACGGTGTTCGTGCGGCCGATCGTGTTGTTTGACAACGTCAATCCTGGGTATGCCGGTCAGGGGCAGGCGAATGTGTTTGTGTTTGATTCGTCGCTGACGGTGGTGCCTACGCCTACGGCTCTGAGTGCGTTGGTGGTGATGGCTGGTCTGATGCTGCGTCGGACGCGGATGGCGTGATGATGATCTGATGCGATCGGGGCGTTAGCGCGTCCCGATCGTTTTTTGACTGTTTTTTGATCTGCTTACCGGCTTGCCTGGAGGATTTCGAGATGACTGGACGCCTGCTTACCGTTGCTCTGCTTGCTGCCGGGCTTGCTTCGCCTGCTTTGGCGCGGACGAACTTGCTCGTGAACCCGACGCTGGATGGCCCGCCAGCGGGTGATGGGTGGGGTGTGTTTGGCGCGGCGGATTTCAACAGCTTCTTTGGCGCGAACGTGCACATCAGTCTGTACGCGGACTTCGTGGGCAATGAGGGTGCTGCTTTTCAGCTGGGCATCCCGGGTATGGCGGGGGCGTCGTACACGTTTGAGCTGCTGGACACGCGGGTGGAGAGTAGCTGGGACGCGGACCTGATCGTGGGTCTGGAGTATTACGGGGCGGACGACACGACGAAGCTGGGTGAGTCGGTGGAGATTGTTGACACGTCGTCTTTGGCTGCGGTGGACGGTAACTTTTTCAGCGTGTCGGGGACGGCGGTCCCGGGGACATCGTTTGTGCGGCCGATTGTTCGTTTTGACAACGTGAACTTCGGTTATGCGGGTCAGTCGCAGGCGAATACGTTTGTGTTTGATACTTATCTGTCGGAGACGCCTGGGGCTGGGGGTGAGTTGCTGCGGAACCCGGGGTTCGGTGGTGATGGCGGGCCGGTGGGTCATGCGTGGAGCCAGTTTGGCAACACGGGTTACAACGACTTTTTTGGCGGGAATGCGCACCTGAGTTTGTTCGGCGATTTTGTTGGTAATGAAGGGTTTGCGTGGCAGTCGAAGATTGAGGGTGAGGCGGGGACGGAGTATCGGTTTGAGTTGGCGGATGTTCGTATCGAGGACAACTGGGACGCGGACCTGTTTTTCGGTCTTGAGTACTACGATGCGGATGACGGCATCAAGCTGGGTGAGACGATTGTTGAGGCCGATACGTCGATCACGGGCGATGGGCTGAGTTTTGATATGACGGGCACGGCGGTGGCGGGCACGGCGTTTGTGCGGCCTGTGGTGTATTTCAACAACGTGAACTTTGGTTATGCGGGCCAGTCACAGGCGGCGGCGTTTGTTTTCGAGACGAGCCTGACCGAGGCGCTGGGATTCCTGCTGGGTGATACGAACGAGGACGGGACTATTGATGCGGACGACATCGATTTCCTGTTTGCCAATCTCGGATCGGCGGCCACGGTGTTTGATGTGGCGGAGAATGGCGGGAGTGCGGACAGCTCGGATGTGGACGCGTTGGTGCTGGGCGTGCTGGACACGTTCTATGGGGATGCGAATCTCGATGGGATGGTGGACCTGATTGATCTGTCGGCGCTGGCGAGCGGCTTTGATGGGGCTGCTGGCTGGGCGGGCGGTGATTTTTCGGGTGATGGGCTGGTGAACCTGGTCGATCTGTCGCTGCTGGCGACGAATTTTGGTTCGGCTCGGGCGGTACCGGAGCCAGCGGCGGCGGTGCTGCTGGGTGTGGGAGCGTTGGCGCTGCGGCGTCGAGTCTGAGATTATTCTTCAGTAAGTGAGACGTTCATATGGGTTTGTTTGACCCTACCTCCTCCTTGTGGCTCCGGGCGTTAGCGCTCGGGGCCATCTTGTTGCCTGGTGATGCGCTGGCGATCGGCCCGGTGCGGAGTTGGGTAACGCGTGGTGACCAGTCGTTGTTGCTGGCGGAGCAGACGCCGGTGTTTTTTGGTGCAAGTGGGTCGGCGCCGTTGACGGTGGTGGTCGATCCTGGGGTGACGTATCAGACGATGGAGGGGTTTGGTGCGGCGATGACGGATGCGTCGTCGATCATTTTGAATCAGCGGATGAGTTCGTCAGCGCGGGATGCGTTGATGACGGATTTGTTTTCGCCGGTGGACGGGATTGGGCTGAGTTATTTGAGGCTGCCGATGGGGGCATCGGATTTTTCGACGAGTCATTACACGTATCACGATCTGCCGGTGGGTCAGAGTGATGTGACGCTGGGGTCGTTTTCGATTGCGGCGGATGAGGTGGATCGGATTCCGTTGTTGCAGCAGGCGGAGGCTTTGAATCCGGGGTTGCAACTGATGGCGTCGCCTTGGTCGGCGCCGGCGTGGATGAAGAACAATCAGTCGCTGTATGGGGGTTCGCTGCGGTCGCAGTATTTCGGCGCTTATGCGTTGTACTTCAAGAAGTTTATTGAGGCGTATGGGGCGCATGGGTTGGAGATCGATACGCTGACGGTTCAGAACGAGCCGCTGCATAGCAACAGTAGTTATCCGACGATGTTGATGAGTACGTTTCAGCAGAGCACTTTTATCGGGGATCATTTGGGTCCGATGCTGGCTGGGAGTGGGATCGAGACGGGGATATTGGCTTATGACCACAACTGGGATGAGTGGAACTACCCGTTGGTGGTGATGAATGATCCGGAGGCGGACCCGTTTATTGTCGGTGCGGCGTTTCACGGTTATGCGGGGGTGGTGGAGAATCAGTCGTTGTTGCAGGGGTTTCGGCCGGACAAGGGGATTTACTTCACGGAGATCTCGGGGGGTGATTTTGCGCCGAACTTCAATAACAACCTGATCTGGAACTTTGACAATCTGATCATCGGGGCGACGCGGAACTGGTCGAAGACGGTGATCATGTGGAATCTGGCGTTGGATGAGGATCATGGCCCGCATCTGGGGGGTTGCAGTGATTGTCGGGGTGTGGTGACGGTGGATTCGGAGACGGGTGAGGTGACGCGGGAGGTTGAGTATTACTCGTTGGCGCACGCGAGTAAGTTTGTGCAGCCGGGTGCGGTGCGGATTGATTCGACGACGTTTGAGGGTCAGTTGGAGACGGTGGCGTTTATGAATCCGGATGGGTCGGAGGTGTTGATTGCGATGAACCCGACGCAGTCGACGAAGAGTTTTGTGGTGGAGCGAGATGGTCAGGTGTTTACGTACAGTCTGGCGCGGCGGTCGGTGACGACGCTGACATGGTCGCCTTTTGAGGGGCTGATCGTGGGGGATGTGAATCTGGATGGGGTGGTGGATGATCTGGATATTGATGAGTTATTTGCATCGCTGGGGAGCGCGGAGGGTCGGTTTGATGTGGAGGGAGATGGCGGGTTGGCGGACGAGGGGGATGTGGATGTGCTGATTGAAGATGTATTGGGGACGCGTCGTGGGGATGCGAATCTGGATTTGCGGGTGGATTTGATTGATCTGTCGCTCTTGGCGGTGAACTTCCAGACGTTTGGTCCGTGGGCGGAGGGGGATTTTTCGGGTGATGGGATCGTGAATCTGGTGGACTTGTCGTTGCTGGCGGCGAACTTTGGGTATGTGGGTCAGGCGGTGCCGGAGCCGGTGGTGGCGGGGTGGCTGGTTGGGTTGGTGGTGATGGGGCGGCGGCGCGCGTCGTAAGCGCAGGATTTTATCGACGGTGATTGTTGGTGGCCACTGCGATATCGGGTTGTTGCACATAGCACGCCTATGGCGTGCAATGTGGCACCCGGCGATGGTGTAGCTGCGGTAATCTATCGGCGTTGGGAAGCGATGGGGATGGTGGTTTGATGGGGGAGGGACGGGAAGGTGATGGTTTGTTCGCCGTGGCCGGAGAGGTCGGGGAGGATGAGTTTGAAGCCGTTGGGGGGTGTGGCGTCGCCGGCGGCGGAGAAGTGGAGGGTGTCGCCTTGGCGAACGAGGTTGTAGGCGATGTGTCCGTAGCGGGTGGGTGCGTTGTGGACGCGGACGCCTGGGGCGTCGAGCCATTCGGGTTTGAGTCCGAGTCCGAGGAGGAGGGTGTTGTTGGGTTCGTCTTCGGTGACGAAGATGGCGCGGGCGGCGTTGACGAAGCCGGCGCCGACCCAGGTGTGGGGCATGTCGCCTATGAAGCGGGGTGCGCGGTCGTCGCGGTAGGCGATCTCGGCCCAGTGGAGCCATCCGGCGGGGAGCTGGTCCTGTGCGAGCCAGTCGAACATGGCGTGGGCGCGTTGGCGGTGTCCGGTGCGGAGCATGGTGGTGATGACGCGGAGTTCGTAGGGGGTGTAGTCGAACCAATCGCGGTCGTCGGAGATGCGGAGGGCAAAGTCGTTCCAGTAGCGCTCGAAGGTGTTGGCGAGGAGTTGTTGGGGGAGGTCTTTGGTGAGTTCGCCGATGGAGATGGCGATGGCGGTGGAGGGCGGGTCGAAGTCGCCGAGTTCGACGCAGCCGGGGATGAAGTTGATGCCTTGCTCTTTGGCGGCCATCTCGATGGAGCGGACGAGGGCGGCTTTGTGGTCATCGGCGAGTTGCTGGAAGTGATTGGCGTCGTCGTGGA
This Phycisphaeraceae bacterium DNA region includes the following protein-coding sequences:
- a CDS encoding glycoside hydrolase family 30 beta sandwich domain-containing protein, with the protein product MGLFDPTSSLWLRALALGAILLPGDALAIGPVRSWVTRGDQSLLLAEQTPVFFGASGSAPLTVVVDPGVTYQTMEGFGAAMTDASSIILNQRMSSSARDALMTDLFSPVDGIGLSYLRLPMGASDFSTSHYTYHDLPVGQSDVTLGSFSIAADEVDRIPLLQQAEALNPGLQLMASPWSAPAWMKNNQSLYGGSLRSQYFGAYALYFKKFIEAYGAHGLEIDTLTVQNEPLHSNSSYPTMLMSTFQQSTFIGDHLGPMLAGSGIETGILAYDHNWDEWNYPLVVMNDPEADPFIVGAAFHGYAGVVENQSLLQGFRPDKGIYFTEISGGDFAPNFNNNLIWNFDNLIIGATRNWSKTVIMWNLALDEDHGPHLGGCSDCRGVVTVDSETGEVTREVEYYSLAHASKFVQPGAVRIDSTTFEGQLETVAFMNPDGSEVLIAMNPTQSTKSFVVERDGQVFTYSLARRSVTTLTWSPFEGLIVGDVNLDGVVDDLDIDELFASLGSAEGRFDVEGDGGLADEGDVDVLIEDVLGTRRGDANLDLRVDLIDLSLLAVNFQTFGPWAEGDFSGDGIVNLVDLSLLAANFGYVGQAVPEPVVAGWLVGLVVMGRRRAS